From one Lolium rigidum isolate FL_2022 chromosome 4, APGP_CSIRO_Lrig_0.1, whole genome shotgun sequence genomic stretch:
- the LOC124706756 gene encoding probable inactive dual specificity protein phosphatase-like At4g18593, which produces MQGLEVNQKPVLGSVVETGGKHTDVEPRKEINQKAVETCQDTAVETKGASPEEKETGNPAGVIYRCKKCRRMVATQEYVVAHKIGSGESHFFRRKTDDKQPECTPAIFVEPMKWMEAVEEGYVSQKLWCMDCKTRLGSFDWAGMQCSCGAWVIPAFQLLRSRIDECQM; this is translated from the exons ATGCAAGGATTGGAGGTTAACCAAAAGCCTGTGCTTGGCTCAGTTGTGGAAACTGGAGGAAAGCATACTGATGTAGAGCCAAGAAAAGAGATAAATCAAAAAGCTGTGGAGACATGCCAGGACACTGCTGTGGAAACTAAAGGAGCCAGCCCGGAAGAAAAGGAGACTGGTAATCCAGCAGGTGTTATTTACCGCTGCAAGAAATGTCGGAGGATGGTGGCAACACAAGAATATGTTGTTGCCCACAAAATAGGTTCAGGTGAGAGTCATTTCTTCAGGCGCAAAACGGATGACAAGCAACCTGAATGTACCCCTGCCATCTTTGTGGAGCCTATGAAGTGGATGGAAGCTG TGGAAGAGGGATATGTTTCACAGAAGCTCTGGTGCATGGATTGCAAGACCCGGCTGGGATCCTTCGACTGGGCTGGTATGCAATGCAGCTGCGGAGCCTGGGTGATTCCGGCTTTCCAGCTGCTCAGAAGCAGGATTGATGAATGCCAGATGTAA